The following coding sequences are from one Desulfuribacillus alkaliarsenatis window:
- the pyk gene encoding pyruvate kinase, translated as MRRTKIVATIGPASDSLEQLSELLKAGINVARLNFSHGTHAEHKKRIETIRQASEKTGIPVAVMIDTKGPEIRTKEVENGRVELKTGQQIILAPGDFVGNESRVAITYNELASDVTIGDCILIDDGLIELKVVEINGSEVVCSVINSGVLKNKKGINLPGVYTKLPSITEKDEEDILFGIENDVDFIAASFVRKGFDVLQIKEILDRHDSQIQIISKIESTEAVENIDEILEVSDGIMVARGDLGVEIPPEQVPLVQKDIIKRCNKAGKSVVTATQMLDSMQRNPRPTRAEASDVANAILDGSDAVMLSGETAAGDFPVQSVKIMAQIAETTENSAIYQKFIRQEQERIATSSVTSALSLAVANVSSELNAKAIVTSTSSGYTAKMISKYKPYSQIIAVTPSPIVSRQLLLSWGVIPVLGQDSKSTDEMFRVAVDAAMQLQSIKSGDIIIITAGVPVGQPGTTNLMKIHAIGDILGKGIGVGEKSISGKARVCTSNQQAIKEMVDGEILVIYSTDKDTMSAIGKAKAIITEESGVTSHAAIVGISLGIPVIVGAKGILQKLKTGDEITVDASRGLIYAGRAEII; from the coding sequence ATGAGAAGAACTAAAATAGTAGCAACAATCGGACCAGCCTCTGATTCTTTAGAACAGCTAAGTGAATTATTAAAAGCAGGGATAAACGTAGCCAGGCTTAACTTTTCCCATGGTACACATGCTGAGCATAAAAAAAGAATAGAAACAATTAGGCAGGCGAGTGAAAAAACTGGAATTCCAGTAGCGGTTATGATAGACACCAAGGGGCCTGAAATTCGTACGAAGGAAGTTGAAAACGGTAGGGTCGAGCTTAAAACAGGTCAACAAATTATTCTCGCTCCAGGAGATTTCGTCGGAAATGAAAGCAGAGTTGCTATTACATATAATGAACTAGCTAGTGATGTTACGATTGGCGATTGTATTCTTATCGATGATGGTTTAATTGAATTAAAGGTTGTTGAAATAAATGGTAGTGAAGTTGTCTGTAGTGTCATTAATAGTGGGGTCTTAAAAAATAAAAAAGGTATTAACCTGCCAGGGGTATATACAAAACTACCTAGTATAACAGAAAAAGATGAGGAAGATATTTTATTTGGTATCGAAAATGATGTTGATTTCATTGCCGCATCATTTGTTCGTAAGGGCTTCGATGTTTTACAAATAAAAGAGATTCTAGATCGACACGACTCACAAATACAAATTATATCTAAAATCGAGAGTACTGAAGCAGTTGAGAATATTGATGAGATTTTAGAGGTCTCTGATGGAATAATGGTTGCCCGCGGGGATTTAGGCGTGGAGATACCACCTGAACAAGTGCCATTGGTGCAGAAGGACATAATAAAGCGCTGTAATAAAGCTGGTAAGTCAGTAGTAACGGCTACACAGATGCTAGACTCAATGCAAAGAAACCCTCGTCCGACAAGGGCAGAGGCAAGTGATGTAGCTAATGCAATTCTTGACGGCTCTGATGCTGTAATGCTTTCAGGGGAAACTGCTGCTGGGGATTTCCCAGTTCAATCAGTTAAGATTATGGCTCAAATAGCAGAAACTACAGAGAACTCTGCTATTTATCAGAAGTTTATCCGTCAAGAGCAGGAGCGCATTGCTACTAGCTCTGTAACCAGTGCTTTGAGCTTAGCGGTAGCGAATGTAAGCAGTGAATTAAACGCTAAGGCGATTGTAACATCGACCTCTAGCGGATACACAGCAAAAATGATTTCAAAATATAAGCCATACTCACAAATTATAGCCGTTACACCAAGTCCGATAGTTAGTAGGCAGCTGTTATTGTCATGGGGTGTTATACCAGTATTAGGACAGGACTCTAAATCTACTGATGAAATGTTTAGGGTAGCCGTCGATGCGGCTATGCAATTACAGAGCATAAAAAGTGGAGATATCATAATTATTACAGCAGGGGTGCCAGTAGGACAGCCTGGAACGACTAACCTAATGAAAATCCATGCCATAGGTGATATCCTAGGAAAAGGCATTGGTGTAGGAGAGAAAAGTATAAGTGGCAAAGCTAGGGTATGTACATCTAATCAGCAAGCAATTAAAGAGATGGTCGACGGTGAAATTCTCGTAATTTATTCTACTGACAAAGATACAATGTCTGCAATTGGGAAAGCAAAGGCAATTATCACTGAGGAATCTGGTGTTACCTCACACGCTGCCATCGTAGGGATTAGCCTGGGTATTCCAGTTATTGTCGGCGCAAAGGGTATTCTACAAAAGCTAAAAACGGGCGATGAAATTACTGTAGATGCATCTAGGGGTTTAATCTATGCTGGAAGGGCAGAGATAATTTAA
- a CDS encoding acyl-CoA thioesterase, producing the protein MAHISEIRVRYQETDQMKVVYHANYAVWFEVARTNALRETGHSYKEMEQLGVVMPVVELNCKYKRPATYDDILEVHAQIITFTGVKLVFRYKVIHKERQELLAEGETVHAFLKHGRPINLKKQHPEFAELITNVMEGSNV; encoded by the coding sequence TTGGCTCATATATCGGAGATTAGAGTACGTTATCAAGAAACTGATCAAATGAAGGTCGTCTATCATGCTAACTATGCAGTTTGGTTTGAAGTGGCAAGAACAAACGCGCTACGGGAAACAGGCCATAGCTATAAAGAAATGGAACAACTAGGGGTTGTTATGCCTGTAGTTGAATTGAATTGCAAATACAAACGCCCTGCAACATACGATGACATCTTAGAAGTACACGCTCAGATTATTACCTTTACAGGCGTAAAGCTGGTTTTTCGTTATAAGGTTATCCATAAAGAACGCCAGGAGCTATTAGCTGAAGGTGAAACGGTGCACGCTTTTCTAAAGCACGGGCGACCAATTAACCTAAAGAAACAGCATCCTGAATTTGCGGAACTAATTACAAATGTGATGGAGGGGAGCAATGTTTAA
- a CDS encoding FxsA family protein translates to MFKILALLFIVVPAIEIYLIIKVGQIFGALTTLGIVVLTGFLGAYLAKSQGRQTLMLAQIDLQQGRVPSDLILDGLAILVGGVVLLTPGFVTDIFGFFLLVPTTRGMFKLAMRNWITKMINNGNVHIYTSRRW, encoded by the coding sequence ATGTTTAAAATATTAGCTTTATTATTCATCGTTGTACCTGCGATTGAAATATATTTAATTATTAAAGTAGGGCAGATCTTTGGAGCCCTTACTACCCTTGGTATCGTAGTGTTGACTGGATTTCTAGGTGCCTACTTGGCAAAAAGCCAGGGCAGACAGACACTTATGCTTGCCCAAATAGATTTACAGCAAGGTAGGGTTCCGAGCGATTTAATTTTAGATGGGCTGGCTATCTTAGTTGGTGGTGTAGTCTTACTAACCCCAGGTTTTGTAACTGATATATTCGGCTTTTTCTTATTGGTTCCAACAACTAGAGGTATGTTCAAGCTGGCAATGAGGAACTGGATTACGAAAATGATAAATAACGGAAATGTTCACATATACACATCAAGAAGGTGGTAA
- a CDS encoding DMT family transporter, which translates to MKLDSTQRTYLLLILSTFIWGSAFIAAKISVEELHPITVAFFRFLGASIALWWFMSRREPVRPKLQKKDLIIFTVLGLIGIFGYNVLFFYGVMLTTITKSSLIIATNPIVITILSILFLKERLSLLQAFGISLGIIGAFTIITEGSLQTFLQLGVAPVDFILLGAVFCWAIYSVVGRVSLNRFSPLVATTYACVAGTIFLLPFGIAKLTIDSLAQTTVLTWLSILHMAVIVSALSFVLWYDGIKKVGAARAASFINLMPVSAIILASIIFNEKISPIQLAGAALILFGVYLTNRKAAPSSIRKSSDLS; encoded by the coding sequence ATGAAATTGGACTCTACGCAACGCACCTACCTACTCTTAATACTATCCACCTTCATCTGGGGAAGTGCATTTATTGCAGCAAAAATATCTGTTGAGGAATTACATCCCATAACTGTCGCTTTTTTTCGCTTTTTAGGTGCTTCTATAGCGCTCTGGTGGTTTATGAGTAGACGCGAGCCTGTCCGCCCTAAGCTTCAAAAAAAAGACTTAATTATTTTCACAGTCTTAGGCCTAATCGGAATCTTTGGATATAACGTCTTATTCTTTTATGGGGTTATGCTCACTACTATAACTAAGAGTTCACTAATAATAGCTACGAATCCAATTGTGATTACGATATTATCAATCCTATTTCTCAAAGAAAGGCTATCCTTGCTACAGGCCTTTGGTATTAGTTTAGGTATTATCGGTGCCTTCACCATTATTACCGAAGGTTCCTTGCAAACATTTTTGCAGCTCGGTGTAGCTCCCGTTGATTTTATACTGTTAGGTGCTGTCTTTTGCTGGGCTATATACTCTGTTGTCGGCAGGGTTAGCCTAAATCGTTTTTCACCGTTAGTGGCTACAACTTACGCCTGTGTAGCTGGAACAATATTTCTACTTCCGTTTGGCATTGCAAAGCTAACCATCGATAGCCTAGCTCAGACAACCGTACTTACTTGGCTGTCAATATTACACATGGCGGTCATTGTATCGGCACTAAGCTTCGTGCTTTGGTATGACGGAATTAAAAAAGTTGGTGCAGCGAGGGCCGCGTCTTTTATTAATCTCATGCCAGTGTCAGCCATTATATTAGCTAGTATTATCTTTAATGAAAAAATCAGTCCTATACAATTAGCTGGAGCTGCATTAATTTTGTTCGGTGTATACTTAACTAATAGAAAAGCTGCCCCCAGTAGTATCAGGAAAAGCAGCGATTTGAGCTAG
- a CDS encoding DUF441 domain-containing protein, whose amino-acid sequence MTQETIFLLILLMLGLLSKNNSVVIAAIILLLIRWSMLAPYVLPWMKENGLNLGIIVITVAVLVPIATGDVRLQDLYNVINSHKGWVVIIAGILVAILGAAGLGLLADDPEVTVGLILGTILGIVLFKGVPVGPLIGAGIAVVLLKGLDLLKFW is encoded by the coding sequence TTGACGCAGGAAACGATTTTTTTATTGATTTTACTTATGCTTGGGTTGCTAAGTAAAAATAATTCAGTAGTAATTGCCGCAATCATACTTTTACTAATCCGTTGGTCAATGCTAGCTCCATACGTGCTACCATGGATGAAAGAAAACGGGCTGAATTTAGGGATTATTGTCATTACGGTGGCGGTACTAGTTCCTATTGCTACAGGGGATGTTCGATTACAGGACTTATATAATGTAATTAACTCACACAAGGGATGGGTAGTTATTATCGCTGGCATATTAGTAGCGATTCTTGGTGCTGCTGGACTAGGATTACTTGCTGACGATCCAGAAGTCACAGTGGGACTTATATTAGGGACTATCCTTGGCATCGTATTATTTAAAGGGGTACCCGTTGGTCCTCTAATTGGAGCAGGAATAGCCGTAGTACTATTGAAAGGGTTAGATTTACTTAAGTTTTGGTAA
- the icd gene encoding isocitrate dehydrogenase (NADP(+)), whose product MTGTKITIENGKLQIPNDPIIPFIEGDGIGPDIWAASVRVFDAAVEKAYAGEKKIVWKEILAGEKAKDQTGEWLPDATIDAMREYIVGIKGPLTTPVGGGIRSLNVALRQILDLYACVRPVRYFQGVTSPVKEPQKVNMVIFRENTEDVYSGIEWSQGSEEANKIINYINTEFNKNIRPDSGIGIKPVSIEGSKRLVRKAIQFAIDQKRSSVTLVHKGNIMKFTEGAFKDWGYEVAVQEFRDYIITEDELWNDFNGKAPEGKIVVKDRIADNMFQQALLRPEEYDVLATMNLNGDYLSDALAAQVGGLGLAPGGNIADHIALFEATHGTAPKYAGLDKVNPSSVILSGVMMLEYLGWNEAATMIVDGMEKAIQSKHVTYDLARQMEGATELKTSEFANAIIENM is encoded by the coding sequence GTGACAGGTACAAAAATTACGATTGAAAATGGTAAACTACAGATTCCAAATGACCCAATTATTCCTTTTATTGAGGGTGATGGGATTGGACCAGATATATGGGCAGCATCTGTTAGGGTGTTTGACGCAGCTGTTGAGAAAGCATATGCAGGCGAAAAGAAAATAGTTTGGAAAGAAATTTTAGCTGGTGAAAAGGCTAAGGATCAAACGGGTGAGTGGCTACCTGATGCAACAATTGATGCAATGCGTGAGTACATAGTAGGAATTAAAGGGCCTTTAACTACACCTGTAGGTGGGGGAATACGTAGCCTTAACGTAGCACTTCGCCAAATTTTAGACCTGTATGCATGTGTGCGACCAGTTCGCTATTTCCAAGGTGTTACAAGTCCTGTAAAGGAACCACAAAAGGTTAATATGGTTATTTTCCGTGAAAATACTGAAGACGTGTATTCTGGTATTGAGTGGAGTCAGGGCAGTGAAGAAGCTAACAAAATAATTAATTATATAAATACAGAATTCAATAAGAATATTCGACCAGATTCTGGAATAGGTATAAAACCAGTATCAATTGAAGGAAGTAAACGTCTTGTCCGTAAAGCAATCCAATTTGCAATTGACCAAAAGCGCTCAAGTGTAACCCTAGTACACAAAGGAAACATCATGAAGTTTACTGAGGGTGCGTTTAAGGATTGGGGATATGAAGTAGCAGTTCAGGAATTCCGTGATTATATCATCACTGAGGACGAGCTTTGGAACGACTTTAATGGAAAAGCACCAGAAGGTAAGATTGTAGTTAAGGATCGCATTGCAGATAATATGTTCCAACAGGCACTACTTCGCCCAGAGGAGTATGACGTATTAGCTACGATGAACCTGAATGGTGATTATTTATCTGATGCTTTAGCTGCTCAAGTAGGTGGCTTAGGTTTAGCACCAGGTGGTAACATTGCTGATCATATAGCATTATTCGAGGCGACACATGGTACTGCTCCTAAATATGCTGGTTTAGACAAGGTAAACCCAAGCTCAGTTATTCTATCAGGTGTCATGATGCTTGAATACCTTGGCTGGAACGAAGCTGCTACAATGATTGTTGACGGTATGGAAAAAGCTATCCAAAGTAAGCACGTTACCTACGATTTAGCTAGACAAATGGAAGGTGCTACTGAGCTTAAGACTTCAGAGTTTGCTAACGCGATTATCGAAAACATGTAA
- the mdh gene encoding malate dehydrogenase, which produces MKKRNKITIIGAGNVGATAAHWAASKELGDIVLVDIAEGVPQGKALDLMEAAPVEGFDSIVIGTNNYEDTADSDVIVITAGLARKPGMTREDLVQMNSKIIASVTKEAVKYSPEAYIVVVTNPLDVMCKVALDASGFPKHRVMGQSGVLDSARFRTFIARELNISFEDVSAFVLGGHGDEMVPLVRYSYAGGIPIETLIPKDRLDAIVERTRKGGAEIVNLLKTGSAFFAPSSSTIQMVEAILKDKKRILPTAAYLEGEYGQDGIYLGVPAIIGGNGIEKIIEIELTEVEKQALQKSADMVRETSKAL; this is translated from the coding sequence GTGAAGAAGAGAAACAAAATCACAATTATTGGTGCTGGTAATGTTGGCGCTACGGCAGCTCATTGGGCTGCAAGTAAAGAATTAGGGGATATCGTGTTAGTCGATATCGCTGAAGGGGTACCACAGGGTAAGGCTCTTGATTTAATGGAAGCGGCACCAGTAGAAGGCTTTGACTCCATAGTTATTGGAACTAACAACTACGAAGACACTGCAGATTCTGATGTTATTGTTATTACTGCAGGTCTTGCACGCAAACCAGGAATGACCCGTGAAGATTTAGTGCAAATGAACTCTAAGATTATTGCTTCAGTGACGAAGGAAGCTGTTAAATATTCACCAGAGGCATATATCGTTGTTGTAACTAACCCACTTGATGTTATGTGTAAGGTAGCGTTAGATGCTAGTGGATTCCCTAAACATCGTGTTATGGGACAATCTGGAGTATTAGATTCAGCTCGTTTCCGTACATTTATTGCTAGAGAGCTAAACATCTCCTTTGAGGACGTAAGTGCATTCGTTCTAGGTGGTCATGGTGATGAGATGGTACCACTTGTACGTTATAGCTATGCTGGTGGGATTCCGATTGAAACATTAATTCCGAAGGACCGCTTAGATGCAATTGTTGAGCGTACGCGTAAAGGTGGAGCTGAGATTGTAAACCTGTTGAAGACGGGTAGTGCTTTCTTCGCGCCTTCATCCTCTACTATCCAAATGGTAGAAGCAATTCTTAAAGACAAGAAGCGTATATTGCCAACTGCGGCATACCTAGAAGGTGAGTACGGACAAGACGGTATTTACCTAGGTGTTCCAGCGATTATTGGTGGTAACGGAATAGAGAAAATTATTGAAATCGAATTGACAGAAGTAGAAAAGCAAGCCCTGCAGAAATCAGCAGATATGGTTCGCGAAACTTCAAAAGCTTTGTAG
- a CDS encoding fumarate hydratase has product MRDVQVDAITSAVKELCMTANYDLGEDVIKAFKSFKEKEASPTGQGVLEQLIENAEIATTERAPMCQDTGYAVFFVELGQDVHITGGSLTDAINEGVRQGYQEGYLRKSIVEHPLNRKNTGDNTPAVIHLDLVPGDDLKITIAPKGGGSENMSGIKMLKPADGVEGVKDFVIQRVKEAGPNPCPPIVVGVGIGGTFEKSAMIAKKALLRNIGERHQDPEMAALEQELLKKINKLGIGPQGLGGTTTALDVFVEVYPAHIASLPVAVNINCHAARHKSVKL; this is encoded by the coding sequence GTGAGAGACGTTCAGGTTGATGCAATTACCAGTGCTGTAAAAGAACTTTGTATGACAGCCAATTACGACCTTGGGGAAGATGTTATCAAAGCTTTCAAGAGTTTTAAAGAAAAGGAAGCTAGCCCTACGGGACAGGGTGTGCTTGAACAATTAATTGAAAATGCTGAAATAGCAACAACAGAGCGCGCACCAATGTGCCAGGACACTGGTTATGCAGTTTTCTTCGTAGAATTAGGACAGGACGTACATATTACTGGTGGAAGCCTAACAGATGCTATTAATGAAGGTGTTCGTCAGGGTTACCAGGAAGGCTATTTGAGAAAATCAATCGTGGAACATCCACTAAACAGAAAAAACACTGGCGACAACACACCAGCAGTCATTCATTTAGACTTAGTGCCAGGTGACGACTTGAAAATCACGATTGCACCAAAGGGTGGCGGTAGTGAAAACATGAGTGGTATTAAAATGCTAAAGCCTGCTGACGGCGTTGAAGGTGTGAAAGACTTCGTTATTCAAAGGGTAAAGGAAGCTGGACCTAATCCATGTCCACCAATTGTGGTCGGCGTAGGTATCGGAGGAACCTTTGAAAAATCAGCAATGATAGCGAAGAAAGCACTCTTACGTAATATTGGAGAACGTCATCAAGACCCTGAAATGGCAGCATTAGAACAGGAGTTATTAAAGAAAATTAACAAGCTTGGGATTGGACCACAGGGCTTAGGAGGTACAACAACGGCCCTTGATGTATTCGTTGAAGTATACCCAGCTCACATTGCTTCATTACCTGTAGCAGTTAATATTAACTGTCATGCAGCAAGACATAAATCGGTAAAATTATAG
- a CDS encoding Fe-S-containing hydro-lyase, whose amino-acid sequence MEWIRINTPVTNEDVTKLKAGDKVLISGYIYTARDAAHKRLVELLDNGEVLPFDVQGQLIYYVGPTPAKPGQVIGSAGPTTSYRMDPYAPRLIEQGLKGMIGKGSRSQEVRDAMTTHKAVYFAAVGGAAALIARSIKEAEIVAYEDLGAEAIRKLKVEDFPAIVVNDVAGNDLYQEGKKQYEQQ is encoded by the coding sequence ATGGAATGGATTCGTATTAATACACCAGTGACTAATGAAGATGTTACAAAGCTAAAAGCCGGAGACAAGGTGCTTATCTCTGGGTATATATATACTGCTAGGGATGCTGCACATAAACGCTTAGTAGAGCTATTAGACAACGGAGAAGTACTACCATTTGACGTGCAGGGTCAGCTAATATATTATGTTGGGCCAACCCCCGCAAAACCAGGGCAAGTAATTGGCTCAGCAGGACCTACAACTAGCTATCGCATGGATCCTTACGCCCCTAGATTAATCGAACAGGGCTTAAAGGGCATGATTGGCAAGGGCTCACGTAGTCAAGAGGTGCGTGATGCGATGACCACCCATAAAGCAGTGTACTTCGCTGCCGTTGGTGGAGCAGCAGCACTAATTGCTAGATCAATAAAAGAAGCTGAGATTGTTGCCTATGAAGACTTAGGTGCGGAAGCAATCCGCAAATTAAAGGTCGAAGATTTCCCAGCTATTGTTGTAAATGATGTTGCTGGTAACGATTTATACCAAGAAGGTAAGAAGCAGTACGAACAACAGTAA
- a CDS encoding response regulator transcription factor has translation MSSKRILIVDDEESILKLIKYNLEKAGFDTITASDGEKALAIASEEKLSLVILDLMLPGMDGIDVCKTLRQNKVKVPIIMVTAKDDEFDKVLGLELGADDYLTKPFSPRELLARVKAILRRVEDNQQDNNNDDNNETISIGELSINTATYEVVYNNETIELTPKEFELLRVLATNKGRVISRDQLLNTVWDYDFVGDTRIVDVHVSHLREKIEEDPKNPKYIKTVRGIGYKLDHKV, from the coding sequence ATGAGTAGCAAGCGAATTTTAATTGTAGATGATGAAGAATCAATTTTAAAATTAATTAAATATAATCTTGAAAAAGCTGGCTTTGATACGATCACAGCTTCCGATGGCGAGAAGGCATTAGCAATAGCGTCAGAGGAAAAGCTTTCGCTAGTAATTCTCGATTTAATGCTACCTGGTATGGATGGTATTGATGTGTGTAAAACCCTTCGACAAAATAAAGTTAAGGTACCAATAATAATGGTAACGGCTAAGGATGATGAATTTGATAAGGTACTTGGACTCGAACTAGGTGCAGACGATTATCTGACAAAACCTTTTAGTCCACGTGAACTGCTGGCAAGGGTGAAGGCAATTCTCAGAAGGGTTGAGGATAACCAACAAGATAATAATAATGATGATAATAATGAAACAATTTCTATTGGTGAATTATCAATAAACACAGCTACATATGAGGTAGTTTATAATAACGAAACTATAGAATTAACCCCTAAGGAATTCGAACTTTTAAGGGTGCTTGCCACAAATAAAGGACGAGTCATCAGTCGAGACCAGTTGTTAAATACCGTATGGGACTACGACTTTGTAGGTGATACACGTATTGTTGATGTTCATGTAAGTCATTTGCGTGAAAAGATTGAGGAAGATCCGAAAAACCCAAAATATATAAAAACAGTACGTGGCATAGGCTATAAGCTCGACCATAAGGTATAG
- the pnpS gene encoding two-component system histidine kinase PnpS gives MLKSLRWTIILSFVIITIISSALVNSVWKSWYVNDVQRLLEDKVVNQITYAAQITDEALLYDYLRFIKSSSDAMGNIFLYNMSLESYWSVDEYMLSTVENQEYILTLIDEFVLIDNLLIYQLKQFDEELYIVVKLNQESKLNSMLQYKMPVVYFFIAFLSIIGLLVGRFIWKDIFLPLDRITTVIKWVARGQFDHRIFVNRKDELYDLAENVNLMIQSSKEKVTELSDEKSKLEGVLNNMLSGVIVVNQHGNIEYVNSSAEKILNVKKDQIVMKNHQLLKAYGINNDIEKTLTKGEVFRDQITFTKGITERIVEISIIPIKNINRLITSVIIVLHDISDIKRLENMRAEFVANVSHEIKTPITSIKGFAETIIDGAIEDKDVTLDFTNIIYKESERLSNLVQDLLDLSKIESNTALEMQDDDIVEIATEVIQNLRNQLDKNHVDISLCSNKERILHLVNHDRIKQVFINLISNAIAYSKEESTVFVRIFDNERDVVIEVEDNGIGIPESDLARIFERFYRVHKHRSRATGGTGLGLSIVKHIVDVHQGKIDVDSNVGIGTTFRITLPKISN, from the coding sequence ATGTTAAAAAGTTTAAGATGGACAATAATTTTATCATTTGTAATAATCACTATAATTTCTTCTGCCTTGGTTAATTCAGTATGGAAGAGCTGGTATGTTAATGATGTACAACGTTTGCTAGAAGATAAAGTGGTGAATCAGATTACATATGCGGCTCAAATTACTGATGAAGCTTTGTTGTATGATTATTTGCGATTCATAAAATCATCGTCAGATGCTATGGGAAACATTTTTTTATATAACATGTCTTTAGAATCATATTGGTCCGTCGATGAATATATGTTGTCTACAGTAGAAAACCAAGAATACATATTAACGCTAATAGATGAATTTGTGTTGATTGATAATCTGTTGATTTATCAACTTAAGCAATTTGATGAAGAACTTTATATAGTAGTAAAGCTTAATCAAGAGTCGAAGTTAAATAGTATGCTGCAGTACAAAATGCCTGTAGTATACTTCTTTATTGCTTTTTTATCGATTATTGGCTTGTTAGTTGGCCGTTTTATATGGAAAGATATATTCTTACCATTGGATCGGATTACTACCGTTATCAAGTGGGTTGCTAGGGGACAATTCGATCATAGAATTTTTGTTAATCGAAAAGATGAACTATATGATTTAGCGGAAAATGTTAATCTTATGATTCAATCTAGCAAAGAGAAAGTAACAGAATTATCAGACGAAAAAAGCAAACTAGAAGGCGTATTAAATAATATGCTAAGTGGTGTCATAGTCGTAAATCAGCACGGTAATATTGAATATGTTAACTCTTCTGCTGAAAAAATATTAAATGTTAAAAAAGATCAGATTGTTATGAAAAATCACCAGTTATTAAAGGCCTATGGTATTAATAATGATATTGAGAAGACCCTTACTAAGGGCGAGGTTTTTCGCGATCAAATAACATTTACTAAGGGAATTACCGAACGTATTGTTGAGATAAGTATAATACCTATTAAAAATATTAATCGCCTAATTACCAGTGTAATAATTGTACTCCATGACATCAGTGATATAAAGCGCCTTGAAAACATGCGGGCGGAATTCGTGGCAAATGTTTCTCATGAGATTAAAACGCCTATTACGTCTATCAAAGGGTTTGCAGAGACGATTATTGATGGGGCGATTGAAGATAAGGATGTAACCTTGGATTTTACCAATATCATATACAAAGAGTCTGAACGGTTGAGCAATTTAGTTCAGGACTTATTAGACTTATCGAAAATTGAAAGCAATACAGCACTAGAGATGCAGGACGATGATATCGTAGAAATTGCCACTGAAGTAATCCAAAATCTCAGAAATCAGTTAGATAAAAACCACGTAGATATATCTTTATGCTCTAATAAGGAGCGAATTCTACACTTAGTAAACCACGATAGAATAAAGCAGGTATTTATTAATTTGATTAGTAATGCAATTGCATACTCTAAAGAAGAATCGACGGTATTTGTGCGTATATTTGATAATGAGCGGGATGTAGTTATCGAGGTTGAAGATAATGGGATTGGTATTCCAGAGAGTGATTTAGCTAGAATTTTTGAACGCTTTTATCGAGTGCATAAGCATCGAAGTCGTGCTACTGGTGGTACTGGACTAGGATTGTCTATAGTAAAGCATATCGTAGATGTGCATCAAGGTAAGATTGATGTTGATAGTAATGTTGGGATAGGAACAACATTCCGCATAACTTTACCTAAAATTAGTAATTAG